The proteins below come from a single Salinilacihabitans rarus genomic window:
- a CDS encoding quinone-dependent dihydroorotate dehydrogenase encodes MTLYSRLRPLAFTLPAETAHELGTLALRGVGAVGPARAALRYAYRYEHPALEVDAFGATFPNPVGVAAGFDKNAQCTHALAALGFGFVEVGTVTPYPQSGNERPRLFRLREDEAMVNRMGFNGHGMDRVKERLETGGRPDVPLGLNVGKMNTSDEEEAIEDYRRVFDRLSPFADYVVVNVSCPNTPDEFDEGDPDHLRAIFETLEAENDADVPILVKIGPDSPEESILDLVGIVEEFDLDGVVATNTTTRRDGLRSENGREWGGLSGKPLEARATEVVRTLATHTDLPIVGVGGVDSAESAYEKIRAGASLVQLYTGFIYNGPSTAREINRGLVELLDRDGFSSVEEAVGADLG; translated from the coding sequence ATGACCCTCTACTCGCGGCTCCGGCCGCTCGCGTTCACGCTGCCGGCCGAGACGGCCCACGAACTCGGCACGCTCGCGCTCCGGGGCGTCGGCGCCGTGGGGCCCGCACGGGCCGCGCTCCGGTACGCCTACCGGTACGAACACCCGGCGCTCGAGGTCGACGCCTTCGGCGCGACGTTCCCGAACCCCGTCGGCGTCGCCGCCGGCTTCGACAAGAACGCCCAGTGTACGCACGCGCTGGCCGCGCTCGGCTTCGGCTTCGTCGAGGTCGGGACCGTGACGCCGTACCCCCAGTCGGGCAACGAGCGCCCCCGCCTCTTCCGACTGCGCGAGGACGAGGCGATGGTCAACCGGATGGGGTTCAACGGCCACGGGATGGACCGGGTCAAAGAGCGACTGGAGACCGGCGGCCGCCCCGACGTCCCGCTGGGGCTCAACGTCGGGAAGATGAACACCTCGGACGAGGAGGAGGCCATCGAGGACTACCGCCGGGTCTTCGACCGCCTCTCGCCGTTCGCCGACTACGTCGTCGTCAACGTCTCCTGTCCGAACACCCCCGACGAGTTCGACGAGGGCGACCCCGATCACCTCCGGGCGATCTTCGAGACCCTCGAAGCCGAGAACGACGCGGACGTCCCGATCCTCGTGAAGATCGGGCCGGACTCCCCCGAGGAGTCGATCCTCGACCTCGTCGGGATCGTCGAGGAGTTCGACCTCGACGGCGTCGTCGCGACGAACACGACGACCCGCCGCGACGGCCTCCGGTCGGAGAACGGCCGGGAGTGGGGCGGGCTCAGCGGCAAGCCCCTCGAAGCCCGCGCCACCGAGGTCGTCCGCACGCTGGCGACCCACACCGACCTGCCGATCGTCGGCGTCGGCGGCGTCGACTCCGCCGAGAGCGCCTACGAGAAGATCCGCGCGGGCGCGTCGCTCGTCCAACTCTACACGGGGTTCATCTACAACGGGCCGTCGACGGCCCGCGAGATCAACCGCGGACTGGTCGAGTTGCTCGACCGGGACGGCTTCTCGTCGGTCGAGGAGGCCGTGGGCGCGGATCTCGGGTGA
- the allB gene encoding allantoinase AllB has translation MTADLVVRNCTVVTPAGRTPDAGVAVEDGTIVAVGRPDSLPDAERVLDAGGNFLVPGIVDGHIHNREPGLEYKEDWESATRAAAAGGVTTVVGMPNTDPVVDRPEHLELKFERGEAKAHVDFQSYAVVTSENLDLIPALDEAGALGYKVFLGSTVGDVPPPSDGEILEAMEKIRETGKRLGFHEENGEIIDHYTERFRAEGRNEPIDHSHSRPVIAEREAIERMITFAEETGAKIHMFHVSSGSGAEAVARGKERGVDVTAETCPHYLWFTEDVMAEKGNVARIQPPIRDEAERERLWNAFEDGAIDCIATDHAPHTDEEKLVDDPFGNTWDAISGFVGLETEVPVMLTFVDEGRLSAEEWVYRHSTRPAQVWGMYPAKGSLQVGTDADFTVVDPDSEWTLDDRTDLHSKNTVTPFEGETFAGKATATVVRGEVVYEDGAVVGESGYGTRVDVDADD, from the coding sequence ATGACCGCGGACCTCGTCGTGCGCAACTGTACCGTCGTGACGCCCGCCGGGCGGACGCCCGACGCCGGCGTCGCCGTCGAGGACGGGACGATCGTCGCCGTCGGCCGCCCCGACAGCCTGCCCGACGCCGAGCGCGTCCTCGACGCCGGGGGGAATTTCCTCGTACCCGGGATCGTCGACGGCCACATCCACAACCGCGAACCCGGACTGGAGTACAAGGAAGACTGGGAGAGCGCCACGCGCGCGGCCGCGGCGGGCGGGGTCACGACCGTCGTCGGGATGCCCAACACCGACCCCGTCGTCGACCGGCCCGAGCACCTCGAACTCAAGTTCGAGCGCGGTGAGGCGAAAGCCCACGTCGATTTCCAGAGCTACGCCGTCGTCACCTCGGAGAACCTCGACCTGATCCCGGCGCTCGACGAGGCCGGCGCGCTCGGCTACAAGGTCTTCCTCGGGTCGACCGTCGGCGACGTCCCGCCGCCGAGCGACGGCGAGATCCTCGAAGCGATGGAGAAGATCCGGGAGACCGGCAAGCGTCTCGGTTTCCACGAGGAGAACGGCGAGATCATCGACCACTACACCGAGCGGTTCCGGGCCGAGGGCCGGAACGAACCGATCGACCACTCACACTCCCGACCCGTGATCGCCGAGCGCGAGGCGATCGAACGGATGATCACCTTCGCCGAGGAGACCGGCGCGAAGATCCACATGTTCCACGTCTCCTCGGGGTCGGGCGCCGAGGCCGTCGCCCGCGGGAAAGAGCGCGGCGTCGACGTCACCGCCGAGACCTGCCCGCACTACCTCTGGTTCACCGAGGACGTGATGGCCGAGAAGGGCAACGTCGCGCGCATCCAGCCGCCGATCCGCGACGAGGCCGAGCGCGAACGCCTCTGGAACGCCTTCGAGGACGGCGCGATCGACTGTATCGCCACCGACCACGCGCCCCACACCGACGAGGAAAAACTGGTCGACGACCCGTTCGGGAACACGTGGGACGCCATCTCGGGATTCGTCGGCCTCGAAACCGAGGTGCCCGTCATGCTCACGTTCGTAGACGAGGGCCGCCTCTCCGCGGAGGAGTGGGTCTACCGCCACTCGACCCGTCCCGCGCAGGTCTGGGGGATGTACCCGGCGAAGGGGTCGCTGCAGGTCGGCACGGACGCCGACTTCACGGTCGTCGACCCCGACAGCGAGTGGACCCTCGACGATCGGACGGACCTGCACTCGAAGAACACGGTCACGCCGTTCGAGGGCGAGACGTTCGCGGGGAAGGCGACGGCGACGGTCGTCCGCGGCGAGGTCGTCTACGAGGACGGCGCGGTCGTCGGGGAGTCGGGGTACGGGACGCGCGTGGACGTTGACGCGGACGACTGA
- a CDS encoding DUF7521 family protein, whose amino-acid sequence MSAAAATAVVALKTVTLALGGLITYFAFNAYRRTTARPIGALALGFALVTLGALLAGAAHHAFGLDSDYVVLIESALTVAGFGVITYSLYVN is encoded by the coding sequence GTGAGCGCGGCCGCCGCGACCGCCGTCGTCGCCCTGAAGACGGTCACGCTCGCGCTGGGCGGGCTCATCACCTACTTCGCGTTCAACGCCTACCGCCGGACGACCGCCCGGCCGATCGGCGCGCTCGCGCTCGGGTTCGCCCTCGTCACCCTCGGCGCGTTGCTCGCCGGCGCCGCCCACCACGCGTTCGGCCTCGACTCGGACTACGTCGTCCTCATCGAGAGCGCGCTCACCGTCGCCGGCTTCGGCGTCATCACCTACTCGCTGTACGTAAACTGA
- a CDS encoding DoxX family protein has product MATEKTSVGANVFESRIGGVTVRGQAHSLSAWFVLALRLMMGFAFLYAGIEKVLEAGWSAQGYLANVAAVNGNPLEGMFAWMAATPWFVEFVNVAVPWGELLIGLALLVGVAVRLAAFFGAFMMLMFYFGNWGVEHGLINGDFAYMLVFLAVAAFGAGRILGLDAIIERYEVDGEPLIEKYPRLDYVLG; this is encoded by the coding sequence ATGGCAACAGAGAAGACGAGTGTCGGTGCGAACGTGTTCGAGAGCAGAATCGGTGGCGTCACGGTCAGGGGACAGGCCCACAGCCTGAGCGCGTGGTTCGTCCTCGCGCTCAGACTCATGATGGGCTTTGCGTTCCTCTACGCCGGCATCGAGAAGGTACTCGAAGCGGGCTGGTCCGCCCAGGGCTACCTCGCGAACGTCGCCGCTGTCAACGGCAACCCCCTCGAAGGGATGTTCGCGTGGATGGCCGCGACGCCGTGGTTCGTCGAGTTCGTGAACGTCGCCGTCCCGTGGGGTGAACTCCTCATCGGCCTCGCCCTCCTCGTGGGCGTGGCCGTCCGCCTCGCGGCGTTCTTCGGCGCGTTCATGATGCTCATGTTCTACTTCGGGAACTGGGGCGTCGAACACGGCCTCATCAACGGCGACTTCGCGTACATGCTCGTGTTCCTCGCCGTCGCCGCCTTCGGCGCGGGCCGGATCCTCGGGCTGGACGCGATCATCGAGCGCTACGAGGTCGACGGCGAGCCGTTGATCGAGAAGTACCCGAGACTGGACTACGTCCTCGGGTGA